A segment of the Tissierellales bacterium genome:
ACGTACCACTCTGCAGTTTTCAATAATTCTGTATTCTGCTTCATATCATAATTTTCTATTGCAAATATCATATTTTCATAATAATCCTGCACCCACTTGTTTTCTAGAATAGGCAAATATATTCTATCAGTTCCTATCCCCTCATAAGATTCAAAGCATTTTCCATAGGCATCTATATGTCTATGAGTATATATCGCCTCTTGTATTGCCAAGTCAATTTCTAACTTTGAATCGTGAATTCTACTAGTAGCAATATTCCACTTAGATATATCTATTCCTATTAAATTTAGTCTTATTCTAGCAAGTTCTTTTAATAATTTACCACAGCGTTCTTTAAACGTTATCACATAGAGATAACCGCCATGATACCTAATCAATTCGTCGTGTTTTTCAACTTGATTGAAATCGACTAGTCTAGAATGCGGTTCACTTCCATCTTTTCGCTTTAGATATACAACTGCTAGTACATCTTGGAAATTAGGATTTATCTCATTTACAAGCCCTTTTATTATAACTTTACTCAAATCGCTAGATATCATTTGATCTATTTTAAACTCCAATAAAGCCTGATCTTCATCCATTTTGTTCATATTTTCTATCTCTAATATTATATCTTCAAAAAATACTCCTTCAAACACAATTATTGGAAAATCATGTTCATCAGCAATTTTCTTGTGCTCTGGTTTCAAATAATCCTTACTCATTTTTTTTATGAGTATCGCTGATGTTCCGACTTCAATTAATTTCTTGAGATAGTCGTCAAATGAATACTTGCCATCGCTCAGTACCAGTAGCGACGATAGGACTAATTCTCCATATTTGAAATACTCTAATATTTCATCTGGAGATTCATAATCCAATATTCCTACTTTTTCTATTGATTTTTTTATTCCATCTCCCCCTGCAAATATTTCACAATTTCCTAGAATACCTTTTTCTATTGCCATTTCAATTGAAATCGTCATGGGCACTCCCCCTTTATATTAGTGTACCCATTTTACACCAAATTTTCTATAGATTAAATTTTTCTTTTTATACAATTTAATCTATAATTTACGTATCTCTCTGCTATAATCAAAAATACTAAAAACATTATATTCTCAAATAAAATTTGATTATGCAATTTGCTGAAGTTCATAAAATTACAAACACATAGAAAATACCCAAGTAAAATCATATGTATTGTCTTCTCCGACAATTTAAATTTTCTAAACTCCAAAAAATGGTCTAGTTCTAACCACCTATGATGTCGTTTTAAATAATTTTGCACAACATATTGTCTGAATCCATAGACATAAATATTGTGCAATAAATTTAATATACCGATACTGCCAACTAGATTAACCATCCAAATCAACTGTATCCCTCCTAAAGTTGTTATTTTTACAATTTTATTTTAACTCTTATTTGTATTTTTACAAGTACTTTTTCATAAAAGGTTCTTTTTTTTACGTAAATAGTATAATTTAAATATTTTTTATGCTATTCGCGGCATTTTAATAGCGTTCTACGGTCTTTCCGTCCATTTACCACTATTTTATATTATAATATTCTCATAAGTTAATGATGTAGTAAATTTAATACAGACTGGAGGAATATATCGTGCCGTTAGTTGGATTAGATCCTAGAATCCTATGTATGATTATCACAATGGTTTTACTAATCGTGACTGGATATCTTGTTTATACTTTGGTTGAGCCTATGCTCCCAAATCGCTTGAACAAATCAAAGCACCAACCTCGAAGGTAAGGGCTTCCAATATTAGAATAAAAAAGAGATGCAAAAGCATCTCTTTTCGATTTCTTTATTAAGCACCCATTTTTATCATAAAACCAATGAATATAACTATAGATATTATAATATAAACATCAAATACCTTTTCACCTTCTACATCTTCAGCCTCTTCATACTTCCCTTCATTTATCACTTTATAAGTTCTGACTATGAGATATGCAAGAGCCGCTCCTATAACTGCAAAAACTGCTTGTTTCGGTAGTATTTCTAGAGTATCTTGTTTGTTTGCAATCTCTGCTACCGTCATGCCATCGAAATACTTTGAAAATACCTGTACTACCCAACTTGCAAATGCAGATATGCCATTTATACAAAAATGGAGTAACATCGATGGAAATATAGATCCTGTGTAATAGACAATGTATGCCATTACTACTCCTAATACAAATGCGTATACAAATTGATTTATATTTAGATGAAGTATGCCAAACATCAAGCCATTCATTAGCGCAGCTTTTTTTATGCTAACATGTTTATAATTGCCCAATATCACGCCACGCATTATAACTTCTTCACAAATAGCTGGAGTCACTGCTAACATAAATAGCCACATACCTAGTGACATGGTCGGAAATTGGCTAATAGCCTCTGCTATATGATTTTTTACAAATAACGATGTAAGTGCTGATAAAAAACCTACCGCAGGCATCAAACAAAATGCTAGCGGAAATACCAATATCATATTAACTATTCCAGGCTTATTAAACCTCATAACATCTTTGACTGGTTGCTTTGTAATTATGAAAAATATGATGGTTAAAATCACAAGCCCATATTCTACAAGTATCGTTCTGGTTGTTGGCAAAATATCAACAAATAACAATGCTATACTTGTTAATATCATGAAAATCAATGCGGCCAAGAAAAATAAATTTCCCTTTTTAGTATTTACTTTAGGTTTCAATTTTACTTCATAAACTGCTTGCTCTTCCATTTTTTATTTCCTCTCTCTTTTGTCATGTAAAATAGTTTTGTAAAAAAATTAATGTCTCTTTTATTTATACCATATTTAACTATTTTTCACCAACAAATATTTGAATTGTATCAAACAAAAAACCTTCAAGTTTTCAAATGAAGACATAAATACATCTATCATATGAATCTTGAAGGCTCATTATTAATTAGATTAACCCAACTATAAACTTGCTATAACTTCAATTTCAAGTGGTGCATCTTTTGGTAACTTAGCTACTTCTACACAAGAACGTGCTGGGAAATCACCTGTGAAATACTCTGCATATACTTCGTTTATTGCAGCAAAATCGTTTAAATCTTTAACAAATACCAATGATTT
Coding sequences within it:
- a CDS encoding PucR family transcriptional regulator, translating into MTISIEMAIEKGILGNCEIFAGGDGIKKSIEKVGILDYESPDEILEYFKYGELVLSSLLVLSDGKYSFDDYLKKLIEVGTSAILIKKMSKDYLKPEHKKIADEHDFPIIVFEGVFFEDIILEIENMNKMDEDQALLEFKIDQMISSDLSKVIIKGLVNEINPNFQDVLAVVYLKRKDGSEPHSRLVDFNQVEKHDELIRYHGGYLYVITFKERCGKLLKELARIRLNLIGIDISKWNIATSRIHDSKLEIDLAIQEAIYTHRHIDAYGKCFESYEGIGTDRIYLPILENKWVQDYYENMIFAIENYDMKQNTELLKTAEWYVHYHGSIKAVANELDQHDNTIRYRINKIGELTKCDHQEDLYEQLIATIRIHKLMKKR
- a CDS encoding CPBP family intramembrane metalloprotease; the encoded protein is MEEQAVYEVKLKPKVNTKKGNLFFLAALIFMILTSIALLFVDILPTTRTILVEYGLVILTIIFFIITKQPVKDVMRFNKPGIVNMILVFPLAFCLMPAVGFLSALTSLFVKNHIAEAISQFPTMSLGMWLFMLAVTPAICEEVIMRGVILGNYKHVSIKKAALMNGLMFGILHLNINQFVYAFVLGVVMAYIVYYTGSIFPSMLLHFCINGISAFASWVVQVFSKYFDGMTVAEIANKQDTLEILPKQAVFAVIGAALAYLIVRTYKVINEGKYEEAEDVEGEKVFDVYIIISIVIFIGFMIKMGA